A part of Blastopirellula marina genomic DNA contains:
- a CDS encoding TolB family protein — MPHLVRSASPLAYRLACLVLLSSITPIAWGQEAASEKSIESKYLGNVRQVTSGMVKAGEGYFSPDGKQIVYQAVPPQYPFYQIYTQSLEGGKPELVSTGRGRTTCAYFTVDGQDILFASSHLDPQMTKTEQDEIARQEEERKSGQRRRYSWDFDPYTDIFLKDMSTGKLTQLTTEKGYDAEGAFSYDGTKIAFCSDRDGDPDLYVMDADGSNVKQLTNAKGYDGGPFISPNGKWVVFRSDRKEEGFLQIYVVSIDGDKEIALTDNVGVNWAPYWHPTKPYIIWAGADHSKPGRPNYDLWLMKYEETDDTIKPGQVWRITDSPAADVLPVFSPDGKKLMWTSTRTDDHSSQLFIADFTFPEDEATEGK; from the coding sequence GCACTTGGTTCGTTCTGCTTCGCCGTTGGCTTATCGACTTGCTTGCCTTGTTTTGCTTTCCAGTATCACTCCGATCGCTTGGGGACAAGAAGCCGCGTCAGAGAAGTCAATCGAATCAAAATACTTGGGCAACGTTCGGCAAGTGACGTCCGGCATGGTGAAAGCTGGCGAAGGCTATTTCTCGCCCGATGGGAAACAGATCGTTTACCAGGCGGTTCCTCCTCAGTATCCCTTCTACCAGATCTACACCCAGTCACTGGAAGGGGGTAAGCCGGAATTGGTGAGTACCGGCCGCGGCCGTACGACGTGTGCCTACTTCACGGTCGACGGACAAGACATCTTATTCGCCAGTAGTCACCTCGATCCTCAGATGACCAAGACCGAGCAGGACGAAATCGCTCGCCAGGAAGAGGAACGCAAGAGTGGTCAACGTCGTCGCTATTCGTGGGATTTCGATCCCTACACCGATATTTTCTTGAAGGACATGTCGACCGGCAAACTGACTCAGCTAACGACCGAAAAAGGTTACGACGCCGAAGGAGCCTTCTCGTACGACGGCACGAAGATCGCGTTTTGCAGTGACCGCGACGGCGATCCAGATCTTTACGTGATGGATGCCGATGGATCGAACGTCAAGCAACTGACGAATGCCAAAGGGTATGATGGAGGGCCTTTCATTTCTCCCAACGGCAAATGGGTTGTCTTCCGTAGTGACCGGAAGGAAGAAGGTTTTCTCCAAATTTATGTGGTCTCAATCGATGGCGATAAAGAGATTGCCTTGACCGACAACGTTGGCGTGAATTGGGCTCCCTATTGGCATCCGACCAAGCCCTATATCATTTGGGCTGGGGCGGACCACTCGAAACCAGGTCGGCCTAACTACGATTTGTGGTTGATGAAGTACGAAGAAACTGACGACACAATCAAGCCAGGCCAAGTGTGGCGTATCACCGACAGCCCAGCAGCTGACGTATTGCCAGTATTCTCGCCCGACGGGAAGAAGCTGATGTGGACCAGCACCCG